A genomic window from Pseudocitrobacter corydidari includes:
- a CDS encoding tryptophan synthase subunit beta: MYYLQRNPRGTLVRVDTQPFEGMTGESEQATLEITHWENHQKALLAGLQKSDLELVRVLEDLIYVLTSKGILSITDLPVAAQNKLSNRSLLRQELDSLENLLNEDEILL; this comes from the coding sequence ATGTATTACTTACAACGTAATCCCCGGGGAACACTGGTGCGGGTAGATACTCAACCGTTTGAAGGAATGACTGGAGAATCTGAACAAGCCACGCTTGAAATCACTCACTGGGAAAACCATCAGAAGGCGCTGCTTGCCGGGCTGCAAAAAAGCGATCTTGAACTGGTTCGCGTGCTGGAAGACTTGATCTATGTACTGACCAGTAAAGGCATTCTCAGTATCACGGACCTGCCGGTTGCGGCGCAGAACAAGTTATCGAACCGAAGTCTATTGCGCCAGGAGCTGGACAGCCTGGAGAATCTGCTTAATGAGGATGAGATCTTGCTCTAG
- a CDS encoding retention module-containing protein, with amino-acid sequence MSTVIGTIKAIIGQAWIVASDGTRRQATEGEQVMRGEQIVTEQGAVTVTLPNGKNLDLGRASHWGDDTTVTTSAESSPPQDLAAAQQAIAEGADPSQVLEATAAGNPVTSSATGEAGDGGEGHTHVVLDLTGQILDPTAGYPTDGIDATFPGPLEEETLLETDQDVNDTDDDPIITPEPPVPPVLPEASITIDAIAGDNIINMREAMQETTAVSGKTGHDVRPGDVVTVTVNGHHYQTIVQADGNWSVNVNTSDLLASGDVQASVTTRDDNGNEATASAQSSVGQAALSVEVTIDTIGGDGWINAEEAKAENTVISGTVGGDAKAGDVVNLEVNGNQYEAVVREDLTWSTEVKTADLLADPEVNSTITITDQAGNEATATAVEPVKVDMDISVTLDIDVIAGDGWINAGEAKAENTTVSGTVGGDAKAGDVVHLEVNGNPYEAVVREDLTWSTEVKTSDLLADPEVNGSITIRDDAGNEASAKDMTKVTFDINGPEVTLDIDAVTGDGYINQAESEMDETLLTGTVTGKDVVRWDEVQITIGDQTFTATVNADLTWSVKVPTGLLQDGTKVEASVVGYDRAGNADDGTDSTGVIRDVTGPEVTLDIDAVTGDGYINQAESEMDETLLTGTVTGKDVVRWDEVQITIGDQTFTATVNADLTWSVKVPTGLLQDGTKVEASVVGYDRAGNADDGTDSTGVIRDVTGPEVTLDIDAVTGDGYINQAESEMDETLLTGTVTGKDVVRWDEVQITIGDQTFTATVNADLTWSVKVPTGLLQDGTKVEASVVGYDRAGNADDGTDSTGVIRDVTGPEVTLDIDAVTGDGYINQAESEMDETLLTGTVTGKDVVRWDEVQITIGDQTFTATVNADLTWSVKVPTVLLQDGTKVEASVVGYDRAGNADDGTDSTGVIRDVTGPEVTLDIDAVTGDGYINQAESEMDETLLTGTVTGKDVVRWDEVQITIGDQTFTATVNADLTWSVKVPTVLLQDGTKVEASVVGYDRAGNADDGTDSTGVIRDVTGPEVTLDIDAVTGDGYINQAESEMDETLLTGTVTGKDVVRWDEVQITIGDQTFTATVNADLTWSVKVPTVLLQDGTKVEASVVGYDRAGNADDGTDSTGVIRDVTGPEVTLDIDAVTGDGYINQAESEMDETLLTGTVTGKDVVRWDEVQITIGDQTFTATVNADLTWSVKVPTVLLQDGTKVEASVVGYDRAGNADDGTDSTGVIRDVTGPEVTLDIDAVTGDGYINQAESEMDETLLTGTVTGKDVVRWDEVQITIGDQTFTATVNADLTWSVKVPTVLLQDGTKVEASVVGYDRAGNADDGTDSTGVIRDVTGPEVTLDIDAVTGDGYINQAESEMDETLLTGTVTGKDVVRWDEVQITIGDQTFTATVNADLTWSVKVPTVLLQDGTKVEASVVGYDRAGNADDGTDSTGVIRDVTGPEVTLDIDAVTGDGYINQAESEMDETLLTGTVTGKDVVRWDEVQITIGDQTFTATVNADLTWSVKVPTVLLQDGTKVEASVVGYDRAGNADDGTDSTGVIRDTTLPVVNIIIDPITGDDFLSTAETNHWQGQNEPTTTITGYVTGEATAADTITLIVNGKTYENVALTEVGGKLVWELKVNTAELVNDPTVQANITISDIAGNTASAYADRTVDVETVRDKLGTSGDDNITAEDGASNVIISDIEGLQPQPGQDYNIAFLVDTSGSVSKTDISAIINSLKTVFSTLASGTANASSGTLNILLVDFDAKVQFAYDVTFSPNMSESERNQTLNDLFTQMSKMSSGGSTNYGAAFESAAEWFSNVSTESSKNLTYFITDGKPTIHNTGLTVIDVDSRANSTVYLDITSINYTAGTSVYMEINNRSREVIDKDGNVYEWSTGNNSKNVIGKVVSDGSGGYKISGTFGDGNANSSTNSNVIGGSQQSFALLLGVCGTVEAIGINKGIDASDLIDYDSNGNVQAGISADELAEAILGKDDVRLPGAEDIVHGQSGNDILFGDTVEFKGISGNGFGAIKEFISAEVGISSGSLTTSHIHQYISEHPELFDISRDDGGDDVLFGGRGNDILYGGGGNDVLVGGEGDDTLYGGSGDDIILGDGANDYASFVDYVAGKMGESTVTLEQIQKYITENSHEFNTSSISDGNDILVGGAGNDLIFGGGGDDILQGGEGNDTLFGGTGNDTLTGGSGSDIFTWLKGDDGHDIIKDFNIEQGDRIDLSDLLGDSIDNLADYIRVSDDGKGNALIEINTVGQMQNSGATMSITVENHSAMVISSLLTDPDNSSIVI; translated from the coding sequence ATGTCAACGGTTATTGGAACAATCAAAGCAATTATAGGGCAAGCCTGGATTGTTGCCTCAGATGGTACCCGCCGTCAGGCGACAGAAGGTGAGCAGGTGATGCGCGGCGAACAGATTGTGACCGAGCAGGGCGCAGTTACCGTGACCTTGCCGAATGGTAAAAATCTGGATCTTGGCAGGGCAAGCCATTGGGGTGATGACACCACGGTAACGACATCAGCAGAGAGCTCGCCGCCGCAGGATTTAGCGGCTGCCCAACAGGCGATTGCGGAAGGTGCTGACCCCTCACAGGTGCTTGAAGCTACCGCTGCGGGTAACCCGGTTACCTCCTCAGCGACGGGTGAGGCGGGGGACGGTGGTGAGGGGCATACGCACGTCGTGCTGGACCTGACCGGGCAAATCCTCGACCCCACGGCGGGATACCCCACGGACGGCATTGACGCCACGTTCCCGGGGCCGCTGGAAGAGGAGACGTTGCTGGAAACAGACCAGGACGTCAACGATACCGATGATGACCCCATTATTACGCCAGAGCCTCCCGTTCCCCCAGTCCTTCCTGAAGCCAGTATTACCATTGATGCCATCGCCGGCGACAATATTATTAATATGCGTGAAGCAATGCAGGAAACCACTGCTGTCAGTGGTAAGACGGGGCACGACGTTCGCCCTGGTGATGTGGTCACGGTGACGGTCAATGGCCATCATTATCAGACCATCGTGCAGGCAGATGGCAATTGGTCAGTGAATGTGAATACCAGCGACCTGCTTGCCTCGGGCGATGTGCAGGCCAGCGTCACCACGCGCGATGACAACGGTAATGAAGCCACGGCGAGTGCGCAGAGTAGCGTTGGGCAGGCGGCGCTGAGCGTTGAGGTCACGATTGATACGATTGGTGGCGATGGCTGGATTAACGCTGAAGAGGCGAAGGCAGAGAACACAGTAATTTCCGGCACCGTGGGCGGGGATGCCAAAGCGGGCGACGTGGTGAATCTGGAAGTGAACGGTAATCAGTATGAGGCTGTAGTTCGTGAGGACCTGACGTGGAGCACCGAGGTCAAAACTGCGGACCTGCTGGCAGACCCGGAAGTGAACAGCACCATTACCATTACTGATCAAGCCGGGAACGAGGCGACCGCCACAGCGGTTGAGCCGGTGAAAGTGGACATGGATATCAGCGTGACGCTGGATATTGACGTGATTGCGGGTGACGGCTGGATCAACGCCGGGGAAGCGAAGGCGGAGAACACCACCGTCAGCGGCACCGTGGGCGGCGACGCGAAAGCGGGCGATGTGGTGCATTTGGAAGTGAACGGTAATCCGTATGAGGCTGTGGTTCGTGAGGACCTGACGTGGAGCACGGAGGTGAAAACCAGCGACCTGCTGGCGGATCCGGAAGTGAACGGGAGCATCACCATCAGGGATGACGCCGGGAACGAGGCAAGCGCGAAGGATATGACGAAGGTAACTTTTGATATCAATGGGCCGGAAGTGACCCTTGATATCGATGCGGTGACCGGCGATGGCTATATCAACCAGGCAGAAAGCGAGATGGATGAGACGCTGCTGACCGGGACGGTGACAGGGAAAGACGTGGTGCGCTGGGATGAGGTGCAGATAACCATCGGTGACCAGACCTTTACGGCGACGGTGAATGCGGATCTGACCTGGTCAGTGAAGGTGCCGACCGGGCTGCTGCAGGATGGCACGAAGGTGGAGGCCAGCGTGGTGGGGTATGACCGGGCAGGTAACGCCGACGACGGGACGGACAGCACGGGGGTGATCCGCGATGTGACCGGGCCGGAAGTGACCCTTGATATCGATGCGGTGACCGGCGATGGCTATATCAACCAGGCAGAAAGCGAGATGGATGAGACGCTGCTGACCGGGACGGTGACAGGGAAAGACGTGGTGCGCTGGGATGAGGTGCAGATAACCATCGGTGACCAGACCTTTACGGCGACGGTGAATGCGGATCTGACCTGGTCAGTGAAGGTGCCGACCGGGCTGCTGCAGGATGGCACGAAGGTGGAGGCCAGCGTGGTGGGGTATGACCGGGCAGGTAACGCCGACGACGGGACGGACAGCACGGGAGTGATCCGCGATGTGACCGGGCCGGAAGTGACCCTTGATATCGATGCGGTGACCGGCGATGGCTATATCAACCAGGCAGAAAGCGAGATGGATGAGACGCTGCTGACCGGGACGGTGACAGGGAAAGACGTGGTGCGCTGGGATGAGGTGCAGATAACCATCGGTGACCAGACCTTTACGGCGACGGTGAATGCGGATCTGACCTGGTCAGTGAAGGTGCCGACCGGGCTGCTGCAGGATGGCACGAAGGTGGAGGCCAGCGTGGTGGGGTATGACCGGGCAGGTAACGCCGACGACGGGACGGACAGCACGGGGGTGATCCGCGATGTGACCGGGCCGGAAGTGACCCTTGATATCGATGCGGTGACCGGCGATGGCTATATCAACCAGGCAGAAAGCGAGATGGATGAGACGCTGCTGACCGGGACGGTGACAGGGAAAGACGTGGTGCGCTGGGATGAGGTGCAGATAACCATCGGTGACCAGACCTTTACGGCGACGGTGAATGCGGATCTGACCTGGTCAGTGAAGGTGCCGACCGTGCTGCTGCAGGATGGCACGAAGGTGGAGGCCAGCGTGGTGGGGTATGACCGGGCAGGTAACGCCGACGACGGGACGGACAGCACGGGGGTGATCCGCGATGTGACCGGGCCGGAAGTGACCCTTGATATCGATGCGGTGACCGGCGATGGCTATATCAACCAGGCAGAAAGCGAGATGGATGAGACGCTGCTGACCGGGACGGTGACAGGGAAAGACGTGGTGCGCTGGGATGAGGTGCAGATAACCATCGGTGACCAGACCTTTACGGCGACGGTGAATGCGGATCTGACCTGGTCAGTGAAGGTGCCGACCGTGCTGCTGCAGGATGGCACGAAGGTGGAGGCCAGCGTGGTGGGGTATGACCGGGCAGGTAACGCCGACGACGGGACGGACAGCACGGGAGTGATCCGCGATGTGACCGGGCCGGAAGTGACCCTTGATATCGATGCGGTGACCGGCGATGGCTATATCAACCAGGCAGAAAGCGAGATGGATGAGACGCTGCTGACCGGGACGGTGACAGGGAAAGACGTGGTGCGCTGGGATGAGGTGCAGATAACCATCGGTGACCAGACCTTTACGGCGACGGTGAATGCGGATCTGACCTGGTCAGTGAAGGTGCCGACCGTGCTGCTGCAGGATGGCACGAAGGTGGAGGCCAGCGTGGTGGGGTATGACCGGGCAGGTAACGCCGACGACGGGACGGACAGCACGGGAGTGATCCGCGATGTGACCGGGCCGGAAGTGACCCTTGATATCGATGCGGTGACCGGCGATGGCTATATCAACCAGGCAGAAAGCGAGATGGATGAGACGCTGCTGACCGGGACGGTGACAGGGAAAGACGTGGTGCGCTGGGATGAGGTGCAGATAACCATCGGTGACCAGACCTTTACGGCGACGGTGAATGCGGATCTGACCTGGTCAGTGAAGGTGCCGACCGTGCTGCTGCAGGATGGCACGAAGGTGGAGGCCAGCGTGGTGGGGTATGACCGGGCAGGTAACGCCGACGACGGGACGGACAGCACGGGAGTGATCCGCGATGTGACCGGGCCGGAAGTGACCCTTGATATCGATGCGGTGACCGGCGATGGCTATATCAACCAGGCAGAAAGCGAGATGGATGAGACGCTGCTGACCGGGACGGTGACAGGGAAAGACGTGGTGCGCTGGGATGAGGTGCAGATAACCATCGGTGACCAGACCTTTACGGCGACGGTGAATGCGGATCTGACCTGGTCAGTGAAGGTGCCGACCGTGCTGCTGCAGGATGGCACGAAGGTGGAGGCCAGCGTGGTGGGGTATGACCGGGCAGGTAACGCCGACGACGGGACGGACAGCACGGGAGTGATCCGCGATGTGACCGGGCCGGAAGTGACCCTTGATATCGATGCGGTGACCGGCGATGGCTATATCAACCAGGCAGAAAGCGAGATGGATGAGACGCTGCTGACCGGGACGGTGACAGGAAAAGACGTGGTGCGCTGGGATGAGGTGCAGATAACCATCGGTGACCAGACCTTTACGGCGACGGTGAATGCGGATCTGACCTGGTCAGTGAAGGTGCCGACCGTGCTGCTGCAGGACGGCACGAAGGTGGAGGCCAGCGTGGTGGGGTATGACCGGGCAGGTAACGCCGACGACGGGACGGACAGCACGGGGGTGATCCGCGATGTGACCGGGCCGGAAGTGACCCTTGATATCGATGCGGTGACCGGCGATGGCTATATCAACCAGGCAGAAAGCGAGATGGATGAGACGCTGCTGACCGGGACGGTGACAGGAAAAGACGTGGTGCGCTGGGATGAGGTGCAGATAACCATCGGTGACCAGACCTTTACGGCGACGGTGAATGCGGATCTGACCTGGTCAGTGAAGGTGCCGACCGTGCTGCTGCAGGATGGCACGAAGGTGGAGGCCAGCGTGGTGGGGTATGACCGGGCAGGTAACGCCGACGACGGGACGGACAGCACGGGGGTGATCCGCGATACGACCCTACCTGTCGTCAACATTATTATTGATCCCATTACTGGTGATGACTTCTTGAGTACTGCGGAGACCAATCATTGGCAAGGACAAAATGAGCCAACCACAACAATTACTGGATATGTTACAGGTGAGGCCACTGCAGCGGATACAATTACACTCATTGTTAATGGGAAAACGTACGAAAACGTGGCCTTGACGGAGGTTGGGGGAAAATTAGTTTGGGAACTGAAAGTCAACACTGCAGAGTTGGTTAATGACCCAACGGTTCAAGCTAATATCACTATCTCCGATATTGCAGGTAATACAGCATCTGCATATGCAGATCGTACTGTTGATGTTGAAACTGTGAGGGATAAATTAGGCACCTCTGGAGATGATAATATCACTGCGGAAGACGGGGCAAGTAATGTGATAATCAGTGATATTGAAGGCTTACAACCGCAACCGGGGCAGGACTACAATATTGCTTTCTTGGTTGATACTTCTGGTAGCGTAAGTAAAACTGATATCAGTGCGATTATTAATTCATTAAAAACTGTCTTCAGTACGCTCGCGAGCGGTACGGCAAATGCTAGTTCCGGTACACTGAATATCTTATTGGTTGATTTTGATGCAAAGGTGCAGTTTGCCTATGACGTTACTTTTTCCCCGAATATGTCTGAGTCAGAAAGAAACCAGACTTTGAATGATCTTTTTACCCAGATGAGCAAAATGAGCAGTGGCGGTAGTACAAACTACGGTGCTGCTTTCGAGAGTGCGGCCGAATGGTTTTCTAATGTAAGCACGGAAAGTAGCAAGAACCTGACCTATTTCATTACTGACGGTAAGCCTACTATCCATAATACAGGACTTACGGTAATCGATGTGGACTCCCGTGCGAACAGCACAGTTTATCTTGATATAACTAGCATCAATTACACGGCGGGTACTTCCGTTTATATGGAAATTAACAATCGTTCTCGTGAAGTTATTGATAAAGATGGCAATGTTTATGAGTGGTCTACCGGAAACAACTCCAAAAATGTTATAGGGAAAGTAGTCTCAGATGGCAGCGGAGGATACAAGATTTCCGGAACATTTGGTGACGGGAATGCTAACAGTTCGACCAATTCAAACGTTATTGGCGGCTCTCAGCAATCTTTTGCATTATTACTCGGGGTTTGCGGGACAGTTGAAGCTATTGGTATCAATAAGGGGATTGATGCTAGTGATCTTATCGATTATGACTCTAATGGTAATGTCCAGGCAGGCATAAGCGCTGATGAGCTCGCTGAAGCCATTTTAGGTAAGGATGATGTCCGCTTACCTGGGGCTGAAGATATCGTGCATGGTCAATCAGGAAACGACATTCTGTTTGGCGATACGGTAGAATTTAAGGGCATCAGTGGTAACGGTTTTGGTGCAATAAAAGAATTTATCTCGGCAGAAGTGGGTATATCTTCCGGCTCACTGACCACATCCCATATACACCAATATATTTCTGAACACCCTGAATTATTCGATATATCACGTGATGATGGTGGCGATGATGTTTTGTTTGGGGGGCGCGGTAACGATATCCTTTATGGTGGCGGTGGCAATGATGTCTTAGTTGGCGGGGAGGGTGACGACACATTATATGGCGGCTCTGGCGATGATATTATTCTTGGTGATGGGGCTAACGATTACGCGAGTTTTGTTGATTATGTTGCCGGTAAAATGGGAGAAAGCACTGTCACGCTTGAGCAGATTCAAAAATATATTACTGAGAATAGCCATGAGTTTAATACCTCCAGCATAAGCGATGGCAATGATATTCTTGTTGGTGGTGCGGGAAATGATCTTATTTTTGGCGGTGGTGGTGATGATATCCTTCAGGGAGGAGAGGGCAATGACACGCTTTTTGGAGGCACTGGCAACGATACTTTGACCGGAGGCTCTGGCAGTGACATTTTCACCTGGCTTAAAGGTGATGATGGTCATGACATTATTAAAGACTTTAATATTGAGCAAGGGGATCGTATCGACCTGAGTGATCTTCTGGGTGATAGCATTGATAATCTCGCCGACTACATTAGGGTCAGTGATGATGGCAAAGGGAACGCTTTAATTGAAATCAATACTGTGGGGCAGATGCAAAATAGTGGTGCGACGATGAGCATCACTGTTGAAAACCACAGCGCGATGGTCATAAGTAGCTTACTGACCGATCCCGACAATAGCAGTATCGTTATCTAA